The window GGACCTCTGTTTTTTAAAAACTTAACAACTGTATTAGTCTCGTCATCATGATTTATTGGTTCAATTAACTCTACAGTCGTCTCTCCACTACTTCCAGCTAGAAAGACTACTTTTATACCCCTGTCTGGTAGTGTTTCTCTGTGAACAACTCTAAATCCCAGTTTATTTGTATAGAGATCTACTGCATTATCTAAATTTTCCACTGCTATACCGATATGGTCTATTGTATCTGTTATCATTAAGTATATTTTTTCCATTTAGTTTATAAGTTTGATTAAAAAGAAAGGATTTTAAACTGTTTAAGCAAATATATATCAGATGACAATGGACACTGATGATAAGATTTTGGAGAAATCAAGGGAATGGGAAGAGAAGATCCTTAAGCCATGGATTAGTAAAAGGCCAGAAAGGAAGAGCAATTTTCTCACACCATCTGGTATATTAGTTAAAAGACTTTACACCCCTTTAGATCAAAAGGGAGACTATTTAAGTAAATTAGGCTTTCCAGGAGAGTATCCATATACTCGCGGTATATATCCTAACATGTATAGGGGAAGACTGTGGACTATACGGCAATATGCCGGATACGGTTCTGCTGAAGATACTAATTATAGGTTCAGAAAACTTCTAGAAGCTGGTCAAACAGGATTAAGCATGGCATTTGACTTGCCAACTCAATTAGGTCTTGACCCTGATCACAAGTTAGCTTTTACCGAAGTGGGAGTTGTTGGTGTATCTCTTTTTCATTGGAAGGAAATGGATTTGGTAATGTCAGATATACCAATTCAGAAAGTGACCACATCGATGACTATAAACGCTACAGCCATTGAATTACTTTCCATGTACATCGCCACTGCTGAGTCACGTGGTATATCTACCTCAGAGTTAGATGGTACTGTGCAAAATGATATATTAAAAGAGTATATAGCTAGAAAAAATTACATTTATCCACCAGAATTTGGAATAAAATATGCAGTTGATCTAATTGAATATTCGTCTAAAAACATTCCAAATTGGCATCCAATTAGCATTAGTGGTTATCACATACGAGAGGCTGGAGCTGATGCAATCTTAGAGGTGGCTTTTACCCTAGCTGACGGCATCGAGTATGTTAGGAAAACTATTGAGAGAGGTATATCAGTTGACGATTTTGCACCCAAATTATCCTTCTTCTTCGCAGCTTACACCAACATATTCGAGGAAATAGCAAAATTTAGAGCGGCGAGAAGAATGTGGGCAAAGATTATGAAAGAAATGTTCAATGCTAAAAAGCCTGAGTCGATGATGCTTAGGTTTCATACCCAAACTGGTGGGGCTGAACTTACTGCCCAACAACCTGAAATAAATATCATAAGAACTACGTTACAAGCTTTAGCTGCAATATTAGGCGGTACTCAAAGTCTTCATGTAAATTCTTATGATGAAGCATTAGGTTTACCTACTGAGAAAGCAGCTAAAATAGCCATCAGGGTTCAACAGGTTATTGCCCATGAAAGTGGAGCTACTGATACAATAGACCCAATTGCAGGTTCATATTATGTTGAGTGGTTGACTGACGAGATTGAGGAACATGCTTGGAAAATTCTTTATGACGTTGAAAGAATGGGCGGAATGATGAAAGCAATAGAGGTAGGATATCCACAGGCACAGATTGCAGAGAGTTCGTATAGAATTCAAAAGAGATTAGAACAAAATGATTTAGTGAGAGTGGGCGTAAACATGTATTATGAGCCTGACTGGATAGGCACAACAGAGGTTTTTAAGGTTAATCCGCTGGTTAGGGATAGGATATTGCAAAGGCTTGCAAAATACAAAAAGGAGAGAGATAACTCTAAGGTTGAGGGTTCCCTTTCAAGATTAAGAAATGCTGCAGATAAGGAGAAAGTAAATATATTTCCTTATATTCTCGATGCAATAAAGTCAGGAGCTACTGTAGGAGAAGTGAGCTCAGTTTTGAGAGAATTATGGGGAGAATATAAAGAACCTTCCTTATTTTAATCTTGTTTTTGCACCTTTAATTTCTTCAATATTTCCAAAAATCTCTCTTTTTTCTCAACTTCAACTTCATTATTTTCTCTAACTATCTCCCACTTATCCCATGGGAATATAATCCATTTATCAATTATCTTGTAGTAATAATCTGGATATTTTCTGGACCAAGGTTTAACAAACAATGTGGCAGTTCTTACAACTGATGGATTAAACATTGCAATAATATTACCTGCAAAATCTAATGTTTCTCCAGTGTCTGATACGTCGTCTATTACCAACACCTTCTTAGCCTCTACGTCGTTCACATAAATAGCTCTTACTATAGGTTTGTTCTCCCTATCCTTTACTCCCTTATAAAACCTAATATCTACGTACTTCAGATTCTTTATCCCCAAAGCATCTGATATGAGTTTTGCTGGTATCACGCCTCCAGTTAAAATACTCACTATCATATCAGGAACAAAATTATCGTCTAACATTTTTTCTGCTATCGTTAGTACGCCTTCTTCTATCTCATTCCAACTCGGCACATAGTATTCAACCATTCCAGATCACCAAAGGTACTTTCATCTCATTAACTGATAAGCCTCCGTGATGACCTTTAAGTTTATTGTATTCGTTTCCCTCTTCCTTAAATAAATATACATACGCATTGGAGTCTGTAGGAACGGCTATATAGTCTGCATAAGAGGTATTACCACCTATTAATTTTTCAAACTCATTTCTACCAAACACTTCGAGGTTGGGATATTTTGTTTTTATATATGTCTTTACGTCATATCTACTGTGTAAGAATACAGCCCTAGAGTCTCCATAAGGAACAACATCTAGAAGTTTTAATAAGTCTGAATCATGGTTGAGGGCAATATGTTCATTAACCTCAACATGTCCGTGATCTGCTGTAACCACAAAAGTGTAATCCTTGAATCTCTCAGCCAGTTTCATTAGACTGTTGTAAAGATCTCGTATACATTCTTTTACAACTGGGTGATTTGGACCATGTTTGTGTGCCAAACTATCGACATCAGGAATGTAGACATATACGAAATCATACTCTTTCATCTGAAGGACATTTGAAGCTTCTGTGAAAGCATCCCAATAATTTATATAAGTCTTTGTGATGTTTGTCCTACCGTGTGTTAACTTAGTAAACTGTGTATTTTCTAATCCCTTGGGAGTCACTTCTGCTGTCTTTTTGTCCTTAACTTCTTTTAGATAATTTCTTACATTTGGAAACGCATTCTCATATTGAATACCTTCCTCTGAAATAATGTCTCTAGTGTCCACTAAAGGGTAAGTGTACTTGAGAGTGTTGATTATTCCTCCAAGTCTTTTCGAATAAGTAGTATAACCTAATATACCATGTTCAGCTGGTAATTGAGCAGTAAATAAGGTGGTTAAAGTAGTAGCTGTAGTAGAAGGAAAAACTGTTGTTATAGTTCTATCTACAGTGAAGCCTGCATTACTTAGCATTGTGTAGCCAAGACCATCCAGGAGTGTTAAAGCAATCCTCCTACCACTTATCTCTAGTTTCTTGCCTTTGCATTCCCTATTTACTCCTAAAAAATCAGCAATCGCACAGGCTAAATTATAAACACTATTTGAGTAGTAATCGGGATATACAAATTCCATACCAATAAAGTTTTATTTAAGTTAATAAGAAGAGATGGTATGATTTTAGATCTAATTGTATATGCAGCAACGGCTGGAGCTTTCGGAAATCCGGAATCTTATAGTAGTTTAGTTTCAATGCTAGTTTATGTCGGTATCGGTCTGTCTGCACTAGGAGCTGTCTTAGCTTTAATATTTAGGTTAAGAAAAACTTAGTAATGTATGACGTTGTAATCATAGGCGGAGGACATAATGGCTTAGTTACCGCCTCCTATTTGGCTAAATATGGTCTTAAAGTAGCAGTACTTGAGAGAAGGAGTATTATAGGTGGTGCTGCAGCTACCGAAGAACTATGGCCAGGTATAAGGGTCTCGACTGGTTCTTACGTTTTGAGTTTATTAAGGAAGAAAATCATTAAAGATCTAGAGTTAGAACGATATGGACTGAAAGTCTATCTGAAAGATCCTGGTTTATTTGTACCATTTGAAAACGGAAAGAGTATAACAATATGGCTAAGCTTAAAGAGAACAATGAAAGAAATAGAAAAATTTTCTAAGAAAGATTCTATAAATTATGAGAAGTTCGTTAAACTCCTAGACAATATGAGTGAAATTATAGATCTTGTAATGCTCAGTCCACCTCCTGAAATGACAGAAATAGAAGATCTGTTCAAACTTGTGAAGTCATTTAACATCAACGAAAATGATGCCTTAACAATAGCCAGGATGTTTTTCCAAGACGGAAAGTCTTTCTTGGATGAGTTTTTCGAAAGTGAGGAGTTGAAAGCTGCTCTTATCGAAGATGCTGTTGTAGGTACTTTTGCATCTCCTTCAACCCCAGGAACAGCATATGTCCTTCTGCATCATAATATAGGGGAAGTTAATGGTGTAAAGGGGGCATGGGGATATGTTGAAGGAGGAATGGGAGCTATAAGTACAGCCATAGCAAAATACGCAATAGATCATGGAGTCGAAATTTACATGAACTCTCAGGTCGATAAAATACTTGTTAAGGATGGTGTTGCAGCTGGCATTGAGCTGAAAGATGGTAAAATTATTAATTCTAAGATTGTAGTCTCTAATGCAGATCCTAAAACTACTTTTCTTAAACTACTAAGGGATGCTGAATTGGACGAAAATTTTCTGCGTAAGATAAAGGCGCTAAAATCAACGGGGGTCTCGTTCAAGATAAACGGGTACACAGAAGAGCTTCCAGATTACGGATCTGGAAAGGATTTTAAACCTATACATGTCGCGTCTCAATTGATTATGCCGTCCATTGACTATATCGAAAAAGCATATACTGATGCAAGATCTATGGGCTATTCCAAAAGACCATGGCTATCCCTTAACATTCCTTCAACCTTAGACCCAACATTAGCTCCTTCTGGAAAATATGTCTTTAACATATTTGGGCAATACATTGTTTATGGCTATGACGATGAAGGTAAAAAACAGGAACTATTGCAGAATGTCTTAGATACTCTAAAAGAATTTGCACCTAACTTTAAGCCTATAGAACTAGAGTTTTTAACACCTAAGGACATAGAAGCCAGATTTGGGATGATGGGTGGCAATATATTTCATATAGATATGACACCTGATCAATTATACGTTTTTAGACCTGCTATAGGTTACTCCAGGTATAAGACGCCAATAAAGAACCTATACCTTTGTGGCTCTGGTACTCATCCAGGTGGTGGCGTAACCGGAGCTCCTGGATATAATTCTGCGGTTCAGATTCTCAAGGACATTGGTGTATTACAATGACTTAAATATCGGGAAATAGATATTCAGATTAGTTATGACCATTGATGAAGTACCGATAATCATATCACTCTTGGGGGTAATCATATTTATAGTAGTGATCTTATCCCTATTGTTTAAAAAACAGACACAAAAATTCATTGTCTCAGATAAAGCGACACAAATTCAACAAAAAAATCAACGTAAAAATGACATCCTTGATAGGATTAATTGGGAAATGATAGGTGGATATGAGGATGTTAAGAAGGAAATTAAGGAGTACATAGAATTCCCGCTAAAGTATAAAGAGTTATCAAGGAAATATGGTATTAAACCTCCAAAAGGTATTCTATTATTTGGACCACCGGGATGTGGAAAAACACTAATGATGAGAGCATTAGCAAATGAAGCTAAAATTAACTTCATTTATGTGAACGTAAGCGATATTATGAGTAAATGGTACGGTGAAAGCGAGGCTAGACTTAGAGAACTTTTCGCAAATGCAAGGAAGAATTCCCCATGTATACTTTTCTTTGATGAAATTGATACAATAGGGGTTAGAAGGGAAAGTCATACGGGAGATTCTGTTACTCCTAGACTACTATCCCTCATGTTATCTGAAATAGATGGCTTGCAAGGAAATGATGGTATAATTTTAGTAGGTTCCACAAACGTACCCCATTTATTAGATAAAGCTTTATTAAGAGCAGGAAGATTCGATAAATTGATTTACATAGGGTTACCTGACAAGAGATCAAGAAGAGAAATACTGGAAATACATTGTAAAGCTAAACCATTAGAGAGTGATGTAGATTTTGATAAACTTGCCGAAATGACTGAAAGGTTTACCGGTGCAGATTTGGCTAACTTGTGTCAGGAAGTAGCAAGAAGGGCAGCAATAGAAGCTTTAGAAAGAAATGTAGAGAGAAAAATAGGTATGCAAGATTTTAACGATGTTATAAAGAGATATAAGCCGAGCGTAACACTTCAAATGTTGGAAGAATATGAAAAGTTTAGGTTAGATTATGAGAGGAAGTTCAGGGGTCCAGAAATTACAAGTTCTGATAATGAAAAAATAACCTTAGATGACATAGGTGGGTATAATTCAATAAAGAAGGAGTTATATGAGCTATTAGAAATACAACTTCGATATTCCAAGCTGATGGAGCAGATGAGGATACCCCCAATAAGGGGAATTCTATTACATGGTCCACCAGGTGTAGGGAAGACTATGATGGCAAAAGCATTGTCTAAGACACTAGGTGTTAAGTTTATAATGATTAGTGGGGCAGAGATCCTATACAAGGGATATGAAGGTGCAGTTAGCACAATCAAAGAAGTCTTTAACAGGGCAAGGGAGAATAAGCCTGCTATCGTTTTACTGGATGAGATAGATGCAATAGCACCTAGAAGAGAAAATCAAAAAACCGACTCCTCTAAGGTGGTAAATCAGTTGTTAACAGAAATGGATGGTATAAGGAGCTTAAAGGAGGTAGTAGTTATTGCAACGACAAACAGAATGGAGGATGTAGATCCTGCACTAAAAAGACCTGGTAGATTTGATAGAATAGTGTACATGCCCCTACCTAATTCTGAGGAGAGGGAAGATATTCTTCAAAAGTATATTGGACTTGAGGAGTGTAAAATGGTTAAATGTGATCAGATTGCGAAAGTCACTGAAGGTTATAGCGGCGCTGATCTTGCAGCTATAGCTAGAGAGGCTAAGTTAAAGGTTCTAAGGGAGATAATAAGAGGGAATGTGGATAGAAAGTTGAGCTATGAGGATTTAATTGAGGCAGCTAGTAAGATTAAGCCGTCTGTAAAGCAAGAGAGAAAGATCTTAGAAGACTTTCGTCAAGACTTATAACTAAATCTTTTACAACACTCACTTCTGTCAAACTACTTTTTATTTTTCTTAAACCTACGTCATATGGGATTACCCCTAATCTGGAACAGAAGTTAGATGAGGCTGCAATATCTACATTTCTCAGTTTTCCCCTTATATCAAAAAACATTGTTGCCCTGCCTGTACATACTAATATCATATCTAGGGATGCACTTCCTAAACTTCTTATTTTATAACCTTGACCAATTTTCTCAAAAAATGATTTCAGATTAGGTAGTTTTGACCTGGAGAAATAGGCTAATAATAGTATTTTTTCAGGCTTTTTTATCTGTGCTGTCTTTACGCCATTTATGTAAGCACTTTCTTCATCG is drawn from Sulfolobus acidocaldarius SUSAZ and contains these coding sequences:
- a CDS encoding inositol-1-monophosphatase; translated protein: MKKEDVEKVASEASKYIYEERENKDVDRVINVHGNDVTRIIDKKSEDFIVDRLKSLGYNMLIVTEESGVIDIYGKNYDYIAIVDPLDGSTNFVSGIPWSSVSIAIYNREEEDILSSNVGAVSSIFTPYTFSYDEESAYINGVKTAQIKKPEKILLLAYFSRSKLPNLKSFFEKIGQGYKIRSLGSASLDMILVCTGRATMFFDIRGKLRNVDIAASSNFCSRLGVIPYDVGLRKIKSSLTEVSVVKDLVISLDESLLRSFSLALQTA
- a CDS encoding nucleotide pyrophosphatase, whose product is MEFVYPDYYSNSVYNLACAIADFLGVNRECKGKKLEISGRRIALTLLDGLGYTMLSNAGFTVDRTITTVFPSTTATTLTTLFTAQLPAEHGILGYTTYSKRLGGIINTLKYTYPLVDTRDIISEEGIQYENAFPNVRNYLKEVKDKKTAEVTPKGLENTQFTKLTHGRTNITKTYINYWDAFTEASNVLQMKEYDFVYVYIPDVDSLAHKHGPNHPVVKECIRDLYNSLMKLAERFKDYTFVVTADHGHVEVNEHIALNHDSDLLKLLDVVPYGDSRAVFLHSRYDVKTYIKTKYPNLEVFGRNEFEKLIGGNTSYADYIAVPTDSNAYVYLFKEEGNEYNKLKGHHGGLSVNEMKVPLVIWNG
- a CDS encoding methylmalonyl-CoA mutase, which translates into the protein MDTDDKILEKSREWEEKILKPWISKRPERKSNFLTPSGILVKRLYTPLDQKGDYLSKLGFPGEYPYTRGIYPNMYRGRLWTIRQYAGYGSAEDTNYRFRKLLEAGQTGLSMAFDLPTQLGLDPDHKLAFTEVGVVGVSLFHWKEMDLVMSDIPIQKVTTSMTINATAIELLSMYIATAESRGISTSELDGTVQNDILKEYIARKNYIYPPEFGIKYAVDLIEYSSKNIPNWHPISISGYHIREAGADAILEVAFTLADGIEYVRKTIERGISVDDFAPKLSFFFAAYTNIFEEIAKFRAARRMWAKIMKEMFNAKKPESMMLRFHTQTGGAELTAQQPEINIIRTTLQALAAILGGTQSLHVNSYDEALGLPTEKAAKIAIRVQQVIAHESGATDTIDPIAGSYYVEWLTDEIEEHAWKILYDVERMGGMMKAIEVGYPQAQIAESSYRIQKRLEQNDLVRVGVNMYYEPDWIGTTEVFKVNPLVRDRILQRLAKYKKERDNSKVEGSLSRLRNAADKEKVNIFPYILDAIKSGATVGEVSSVLRELWGEYKEPSLF
- a CDS encoding phosphoribosyltransferase, with amino-acid sequence MVEYYVPSWNEIEEGVLTIAEKMLDDNFVPDMIVSILTGGVIPAKLISDALGIKNLKYVDIRFYKGVKDRENKPIVRAIYVNDVEAKKVLVIDDVSDTGETLDFAGNIIAMFNPSVVRTATLFVKPWSRKYPDYYYKIIDKWIIFPWDKWEIVRENNEVEVEKKERFLEILKKLKVQKQD
- a CDS encoding ATPase AAA — encoded protein: MTIDEVPIIISLLGVIIFIVVILSLLFKKQTQKFIVSDKATQIQQKNQRKNDILDRINWEMIGGYEDVKKEIKEYIEFPLKYKELSRKYGIKPPKGILLFGPPGCGKTLMMRALANEAKINFIYVNVSDIMSKWYGESEARLRELFANARKNSPCILFFDEIDTIGVRRESHTGDSVTPRLLSLMLSEIDGLQGNDGIILVGSTNVPHLLDKALLRAGRFDKLIYIGLPDKRSRREILEIHCKAKPLESDVDFDKLAEMTERFTGADLANLCQEVARRAAIEALERNVERKIGMQDFNDVIKRYKPSVTLQMLEEYEKFRLDYERKFRGPEITSSDNEKITLDDIGGYNSIKKELYELLEIQLRYSKLMEQMRIPPIRGILLHGPPGVGKTMMAKALSKTLGVKFIMISGAEILYKGYEGAVSTIKEVFNRARENKPAIVLLDEIDAIAPRRENQKTDSSKVVNQLLTEMDGIRSLKEVVVIATTNRMEDVDPALKRPGRFDRIVYMPLPNSEEREDILQKYIGLEECKMVKCDQIAKVTEGYSGADLAAIAREAKLKVLREIIRGNVDRKLSYEDLIEAASKIKPSVKQERKILEDFRQDL
- a CDS encoding FAD-dependent oxidoreductase, which codes for MYDVVIIGGGHNGLVTASYLAKYGLKVAVLERRSIIGGAAATEELWPGIRVSTGSYVLSLLRKKIIKDLELERYGLKVYLKDPGLFVPFENGKSITIWLSLKRTMKEIEKFSKKDSINYEKFVKLLDNMSEIIDLVMLSPPPEMTEIEDLFKLVKSFNINENDALTIARMFFQDGKSFLDEFFESEELKAALIEDAVVGTFASPSTPGTAYVLLHHNIGEVNGVKGAWGYVEGGMGAISTAIAKYAIDHGVEIYMNSQVDKILVKDGVAAGIELKDGKIINSKIVVSNADPKTTFLKLLRDAELDENFLRKIKALKSTGVSFKINGYTEELPDYGSGKDFKPIHVASQLIMPSIDYIEKAYTDARSMGYSKRPWLSLNIPSTLDPTLAPSGKYVFNIFGQYIVYGYDDEGKKQELLQNVLDTLKEFAPNFKPIELEFLTPKDIEARFGMMGGNIFHIDMTPDQLYVFRPAIGYSRYKTPIKNLYLCGSGTHPGGGVTGAPGYNSAVQILKDIGVLQ